The Tolypothrix sp. PCC 7712 region ATTTCGTATTTTGTGATTTTAAATTGAGGACGTTCTTGCTTGATGCGCTTTAAGACAACAGCAGGAAAATCTTTAGCTTGCACATAGTATTCAGTTTCTAACCATTTTCCTGTTTCAGAAAACTCGGCTTCATATTTAATATTATTTTGAATAAAATTTGCCTCGTAACCATAGTGAGTTTTTTGCCAAGTGCGCGGAACATCAGCATACTTGGCTTGAAAAGCTGCTTCTACAGATGGAGGAATTATAATAGCTTGTTGATGATTGTGTAATTGATGACAAGCTACTAATAATGTACTACTAACACTGGCAATAATTGATTTGATAAATATCCCGTTCACTACATAATTACTTTTTGTCTTGAGGTAATTCTAGGGG contains the following coding sequences:
- a CDS encoding PepSY-like domain-containing protein is translated as MNGIFIKSIIASVSSTLLVACHQLHNHQQAIIIPPSVEAAFQAKYADVPRTWQKTHYGYEANFIQNNIKYEAEFSETGKWLETEYYVQAKDFPAVVLKRIKQERPQFKITKYEIEITPQGLFYEVDITDGEIEEELYFDSSGNPQLDLYED